The DNA window ttccatgagaaCTTGACAAtgcaaatttttaattttatatatatatttatttattttgcactagagtatgtcttggatactactattctgatgctagtgaaactttgtaatgcaacgCTTTTTCATACTGgagtctccttaagatgaatagCATATGATGTATTatttctcttttgtaagtcactttggataaaagtgtctgccacaTGAataaatttaatgtaaatttagaCAAACCATATGTTTTCTTAATCGTCTATTTATTCACAAGATCTCTCCTCAGTCTAAATGTTATTAGTTCATTTTACACAGAGTTTATATCTATGAAAATGAAGCCAAGCAGGGCTCGTATATTTAGAACAATCTATGAGCaaattttgtcatattttgcCTTCAGACTTCTCTATAAATACAATAGATAACATACATTTGATCGACACCAAAATCAACACATAAAGAATGTAAGAAACGCACATGGCTGTAAAGATTTCCATGTGGTTGTGCTGTTATTGTGTCTAACTGAAAAGTTAGTTCACTGACATTCTACATGCTACAATGACACAAAAGGTCAACGGGAAAACGTCTACATCACATCTTCAGCTGATGTCCTTTCTTCACCGATTCGATTGTGCATTTCTTCAGTTAATCGATTACACATGGTGTCGTGCACatggacagagagatgaagactgtagctcaaaaatgaatatatggtgaatgtttgtattttaaataggttaaaagttaataaatgataataataatagaaaatactCTGTGTAAACTGTGTCTGCTTCCCATATTGAGTTAATATTTGATAAATGCAGTCATGCACAGATGGctaaaaattacaaaaacttATGATCATGTTTTTATTCTGTATTTGCTTTTACAAGTATGCTAtttaccacaaaatatttactataatactttgcttgtttattttacatatatgtaACCTCACAAGTATATTATATTTACCTTGTTTATGATATGTTCCCATTTATGCCTTTATAAGTTTGATGTATTTAATGTTTGAAGTACTAATAATGTGATACCTTTGAATACCCAAAAGATGGCAATAATGTATTAGTTTGGAGAACAATGCTGAAACAGTGTAACAGAGTAACTTTCAGGTAGAAAAATACATGTAAACTGTTTATTACATACTTATGTATAGAGTAAAAGAGCATACATGCATTGGAATAGAACATTTTAATCTAAAGGATGTTTGTGTAAGTTTTAAATAGTGTAGTTACTGTGGATTGCTTAAGTGCTTGCAGTAgatatgttttctgtttttttaaaagatggtttcagcagatctTGTGGAGGTTAGAAGCTCATTCCATCACAGATAAACAGTGAGAGTGTATGATCCTGAAATTCAGAATACATTAGTGTGTCGATTACGTGCTTTTGACAGGGAATATTATGTTGTTTAACTGGATTTAGCTTTGTGTTCGTACTAGATTAGCAATAGTTTCTACAGTTTTGAATTTTACTGTTAGGTTTAAAGAAATCATGTTCATATGTTATACTATCACTAATAATATGGGAACTTAACGAAGCTCTTTAGACGAGTACAtgggtggctcttaaaagagcctttggTGTCGCTGAAAGCTTCATCACACTTTACTTGGAGCTGGTGTACTTGGTGACGGCCTTTGTGCCCTCAGACACGGCGTGTTTGGCCAGTTCACCGGGCAGCAGCAGACGCACGGCGGTCTGGATCTCTCTTGATGTGATGGTGGAGCGCTTGTTGTAGTGAGCGAGACGAGACGACTCACCGGCGATGCGCTCGAAGATGTCGTTGACGAAGGAGTTCATGATGCCCATCGCCTTGGAGGAGATCCCGGTGTCAGGATGAACCTGCTTCAGCACTTTGTACACGTAGATAGCGTAACTCTCCTTCCTGGACCTCTTACGCTTCTTTCCTCCCTTACCGGCGGTCTTAGTGACGGCCTTCTTGGAGCCTTTCTTCGGTGCGGACTTCGCTGGTTCAGGCATGTTGATCTGTGATGTAAACTTCACAACTCAATGTGTATTTATCAACGGACAGACACTATTATTCCCTCCTTTATGCTAATTTTACATGGAGACGATGTGCGTCGTTGGCCACACCCATTACATGATTTCATTGGACAGCCCAAAGTTTGGCGGGTCGGAAAGAGAGCCAATCAAAGGCTTCCAAATATTAGTCCCACCTATCGCCTCCTGTTTGAAAAATACCATCCCCCAAATGAACCTGTTTCATTCGGCTGCCTGGTCGTCTTCTTCTGTTGTTTatatggcggttggcaaaccaacTAGAAGGCGCATTTCCGCCGCCTACTGGACTGGAGTATGGCGTGCAACttggttgagaaaaaaaaaaaaaaaaaaaaaaaaaaaggaaactacTATTAAATCCTATTTACCAATCCTGTAACattcaaaaatttaaataattcccTATGAATTCTATAATCTGTTTCTTCTCCTAATATATCCTTGAGTGAATAATTTCTTTAAGTGCTTGAACAATTGCAATCTTTCTCTATGTATACAGTGCATTCTAGCAATACATGTTTTACTGATTCTGGGTGTCCACACTTTCCACATTCACCCGTTTCATGTTTCCCTATTGTAAATAAACTTTGATTTAGTGTTGTATGCCCAATTCGCAATCTAGTCATTGTCACATCCTTTTTCCTGTTATTAAATTGTTCTTCTTTCCACCCCTACATTTCCTTGTATACTATACATATGCCTTCCTCTTATTTCATTGTCCCATTTTCTCTGCCAATTCTTTTTTACTTCTGTTAAATCTGTCCCTTAGTTTCTGCTTTACTCATATTTACCCTGATATTAATATCAGGATCCTTCAATGCCTCCTTGGCCAGTTTATATACTTCCTCATTCCCTTTTACTCCAACATGCGCTGGAACCCACAAAAAACTAACCCTATCTCCCAACTGCTTAATATTAAATAAACTCTGTAGAATTTCATATAAAATGTCTTGTCTTGCTGAAGATACTCCACTCGCTAAACTTACTAGTGCTGATTGTGAATCTGTACATATTACATAACTTTCAGGCTGTTTATCTTCCACCCACTGTAATGCCAGGGATAAAGCTATCAATTCTGTCATAAATACTGATATATGATCAGTCactatttttgctattttaactTTGTGCTggggtatacagtgcatccggaaagtattcacagtgcttcacttttcccacattttgttatgttacagcataacaaaatggattaaattcattattttactcaaaattctacaaacaataccccataatgacaacgtgaaagaagtttgtttgaaaattctacaaacaataccccataatgacaacgtgaaagaagtttgtctgcaaatttattaaaatcacatgtacataagtattgtcagcctttgccatgacactcaaaattgagctcaggtgcatcctgtttccactgaacATCCTTGAGacatttctacaacttgattggagtccacctgtggtaaattcagttgattggacatgatttggaaaggcacacacctgtctatataaggtcccacagttaacagtgcatgtcagagcacaaaccaagccatgaagtccaaggaattgtctgcagACCTCTgcgacaggattgtatcgaggcacagatctgaggaagggtacagaaaaatttctgcagcattaaggtcccagtgagcacagtgacctccatcatctgtaaatggaagaagtttggaaccaccaggactcttcctagagctggccgcccggccaaactgagcaattgggggagaagggccttagtcacggaggtgaccaagaacccaatggtcactctgacagagctccagcattactctgtggagagaggagaaccttccagaagaacaaccatctctgcagcactccaccaatcaggcctgtatggtagagtggccagacggaagccactcctcagtaaaaggcacatgacagcccacctggagtttgccaaaaggcacttgaaggactctcagaccatgagaaacaaagattgaactctttggcctgaatggcaagcgtcatgcctggaggaaaccaggcaccgctcatcacctggccaataccatccctacagtgaagcatggtggtggcagcatcatgctgtggggatgtttttcagcggcaggaactgggagactagtcaggatcgagggaaagatgaatgcagcaatgcacagagacatccttgatgaaaacctgctccagagcgctctggacctcaaagtggggcgaaggttcatctttcaacagcacaacgaccctaagcacacagccaagataacaaaggagtggcaacgggacaactctgtgaatgtccttgagtggcccagccagagcccagacttgaacccgattgaacatctctggagagatctgaaaatggctgtgcaccgatgctccccatccaacctgatggagcttgagaggtcctgcaaagaagaatgggagaaactgcccaaaaataggtgtgccaagcttgcagcatcatactcaaaaacacttaaggctgtaattggtgccaaaggtgcttcaacaaagtactgagcaaaggctgtgaatacttatgtacatgtgatttttttattttatttatttatttatttattttataaatttgcaaagatttcaaacaaacttctttcacgttgtcatcatggtgtattgtttgtagaattgaggaaaataatgaattttatccattttggaataaggctgtaacataaaatgtggaaaaaatgaagtgctgtgaatactttccggatgcactgtatataatgctgCTGCTGTTCTACCTGATTTTGGGTCTTTTGATCCATCTGTATATATTTGAGTCATGTTGATATATGCTTGATTAATGTATTGATGaacaattattttcaatggcatattttgttcctTATTGAGTATCTCTTTTATGTAAATATAGGTCTGTTTCTGGCATTGGGTATAGTCATGGGGGGTATAGTTGGAATTATCACAGAAGGAGCTACTTCTATTTAATTCAGCCCCATTTCCTGTGCCTCCTTATTGACTATCCAACCAAAACTTGTTAATCTTCCATATTCATATTCACAACAGTTTTCCAGTACCTTTTTAACTGGATGACTGACTTCATGCCCTTTAACATTGATCCAATATCTCATTCTCAATTTTCTCCTACGAATTTCTAGAGGCATTTCCCCCATCTCCACTTGAATTGATGACACTGGAGATGTTCTAAATGCTCCGCAACTTATCCTTAGAGCTTGAGTCTGAACTACAATCTTTTTGAGCCATGTTGCGGATGCAGAACTGCATATCAAACTCCCATAATCCATTGCAGATCTAATCAATGCATTGAAATTCTTCTTAGTGATTGTCTACTAGCTCCCCACTCAGCACCAGCCAAacacttcattacatttattcctTTTTTGCATTTGTCTACTAGCTTTTGCATGTGTACACCAAATATCAATTTAGAGTCCATCCACATACCTAAAAATCTTATTAATGCTACTTGTTCTAGCTCTTGTCCATACATTTCAACACTCACTTTAAGGTTTTTCCTCTTTTTTGTGAAACAAATGACCTGTGTTTTCGCTTGGCTGCCTGGTCAATGCAAAGGAATATATTTTAATAACAACCAAGATAGCAAAATTTCACACCTGATTGTCATCCCTTTGATTGAAAACACCTGACTCTAATTTGACCTtcaaattatctgctaatcctagaggttcacatacttttgccACTCACAGATttgtaatattggataatttTTCTCAATAAATACATAAGCAAGTATAATATTTTTGTCTCATTTGCTTAATTGGGTTCTTTTTATCTAGTTTTAGAACTCGTGTGAAAATCAGCTAATGTTTTAGATTATATTTATGCagaaatattgttcacaaatccaCAAGAATACATCTGTGGATTTTTATGCATTCTCGAGATATCGACTTAAACGAGTCCACGAGAACAAAGATCTTGATTAGCTGGGTCAGGTGTGTTTAACTAGGGTTGCAGCTAAACTCTCCAGGATTGTGGACCTAGGTTGAGACCTCTGATCTATACCCTTCATTTAATATAAAACCATGTACTGTATACGCTCACATTCACATGTGAAATCCTCAGGTTACCAGATGGCGTGGTTACTGGTCAGCATTTCTGTAAAGGATCAAACTGGTGGACTGGTGGAGCAGCAGGAAGACCTGTGCAATCCTGCTGTAAAGCATTATCTTCCTCAGAGTCTGTCAAAATGGAGCTCAAAAGTCGAGTGCTTGGCCTTTAAaaggatttttgttttttaaataaagtaatttgtGTCACTTCAATGCACTGTGCAAATTATACAATGTGGAAACCACTTTACTATGAgacaacagaaaacaaatattACCAAAAATGTTACACCTACATTTTACGTCTGACCTTTTTTCGGCCTGGCTCCTCTGCATCTGAGTGAAGGTCAGATCAAACCTCAGCCTCTTGAACTTTCCTCCTTCCTTCATCATAGCTGTctgttcaatgaaaaaaaaaaaaagataaataaaacttaaattgCTATAAACATTACTAAGAATACATGAATAAGAGATATCCAACATGAACAGCTCTCTAATTTCCCAGGACACCCAGTCCTGACCTGGTGTCACCTGCTGCTTGATCGCTGAGTGTAGGGAGATGCCCTTCAGATGCGGCCAAAAGCATACTCCATTCTGTATCCAAACACTCGGCACCAACTCCACTTCATTGGTTTTTAAAAACTCCACCACTCTATACGTCTAAATGACTTAaataatgaattgattaaataaCTGAAACAAATGAATGATCTTAATGCTGCAGTGCTGTATGTTATTCTCAATTACATCACATGTGCAACAAATTGCCCTTGAAAAGGTACCCTCACATACTTTATTATATTTCCATTCAGCTCTATGCATTTCAGGCTAGGTGAGAGGTTATCTATTAAATAGACCCCCATCTGAATGGAGTTTATGGGATAGTGAAagaaaggttccatttgttcatATTCTCTGTAGATGACATAAACCTTCTCCTGATACTGAAGAATATTCATCACTAAACCAATGCAGCCTCCAATATTGACACAGTTATCTCCCATACTTGAGAGATTAAATCTAGTGCTACTTATAACAACCTCCTGGAACTGGCAAACTTCATTAAAACCTGTTGGGATTGGGTCATTTTCATATTGTTTCTTCAAGACAATTCTCATATCCAAATGTTCAGCAATTAACACAGAACTGTCAATTTCTGAGAGTCGCCGTATAACCTGTGATAGGGGATGGTGTGGAGTTCTtatcattttctttatttgtccCAAAATTTGTTAGGCCAAAATATTTGTTCGAAAGGAAACCCAGATATGAAGTCAAGGCTTCCATGTTTTTTGACATCCTCAGAAAGATGGGTTAGCCCATGTACATTGTAGCTAACAAATTCCGGACCATACAACTCACTAAAATGGTTTACAAATGACACTAGCAAGCTGTGAGCAAAGTCATTAAGACCTATACACAGAGTTGGACTGGAGAGTATGAAAATAGCAACAGCTAACAATATAAAATTGTTGTACACTGGTTCTGACAGCACATTATGAAGAACCATTGGACCTGTGTATAACAGAAACTGTCACAATTCTTTTGCTTTCCACCTCAGTCTTTCTGAGAATTGCCTGGGTTTCCTAGCAAAGTCCACAGGAATATAATGTCTCAAATGAATGTGTGCATCTGAGATTATAACACTTTGGCGTGCAGACAAATGACAGCATAAAAGCCATGAAGCAAGCCATAAGTCTAGCAGTTTTCGCATGACACCAAGACATACAAGGTGCATGCAATCATGTGGAAAGCTTGATACCATGCCAATtcctgcatcttttaaaagtgaagCTTTAGTATGATGTTCTTCATCAGACATGTTGATGAAAGACTCATCAGTCCTACGTGGGCTGTTGTCCTCAGGAAAGGTCATTCTATGGTTGATGTACACACCAGATTGGATGCACTTGTCACAACCTGAATAACCGGTATGTGATTTAATTCCCTTTATGAAAGCTCTAGCTGGAGCATCACAGATGACAGATGTGACTTTTAGGAAAAACTGCTTCCCATTTATGACAAATCCCTTGCTTAACCCTTGCAATTCACTGACTAGATCTTTCAAATAGTCAGTTAGTGGTGTTGGCTATGATTTACCACGGAACAGAGCAATGACAACTGGGTCCTTAGTATAAACATGCAGTAACCCTAGAATTGGCCAAAACTGCAAAGACAAACTTTTAAACAGAGGTAAGCCATTCATGTTCAGTTGAAGTTTGAATTCATACTTATCTGCAACACCAGATTTTTTCCATGGTTTTGGACAAAGCTTTAAGAATACCAAAATAATGATATGTACCACCAGCAACATTTTGGATACTATATGAAGTTGTTGTTTTTAGGAGAGTCCTGCCATCTTTTGGAGAAATGATGATGAAGTTTCAGGATACCTAAAAGGGCAGTCAAAGCCACTAAAGACACACCATAATTGACAGCCCAGTTACACAAAGACTCAGTAAGGGAAGGACTACATTCCCCGCCATCATCTTCCTCATGTTTTTCTTCACTCTCTGACTCAAACAATGAATCATCCTGACTGACATCAAACCAGCTCGGTTCCTCATAATGCACTGCAGCACCAAGGTCATCTGTTTCTACTAAATGACTTCCAAATGAAGTGAGCATTACATTGACCTTTTTTACTGCTCTTTTTCTAAAATTTCATCTTTCCATGATTTGTAATGACCTGTTTGTTGCTGGTTCCAGTGTGGACTGTGGAGTAAGAATGACACAcgcgtgcgcgcgcacacacacacacacacacgcgcacaaacacgcacatgcacacacacaaacacacacacacacacacacacacacacatccattaaTGCCAAAACAACACACTATGTTTTAAGCAAAATCAGTAATACTTCATCTCAGTaatcataaatgtaaaatatatttgtatatctgtATATTTTCTTACTTGCCATTATTGTTGAAAACAGAAACATAGCTGATTTGGCCCCATCATTTTATGTAGGTTACAGtaaacattaaaggggtcatgaattggaaaatcaaacttaccatgatagcttgacatataagagttcatagcactataaaaacatactgtaaatttcagaaccgaaaacttctttattgaaaccaatgtgccaaaacgactcgttctctacttcctcctcactataacgtcatagtgaggtattacatcagcacaggccagcctctgcataaacagatcaatgcctactttatcaTCCACACTGCTTAGGCCTGCCCACCAGTCTTGTGGTTAGAGTAGAGCAGTGAGATTATTTTTGGAACAACAGGAGATGTCTAGACGTTGACATCTtcgcaaggatcccaacattaagaaagagtggctgaaGTCCTGGATCGCGTCAGTAAGAACGTGTTTGTTTGCTCGCTTAATTTTAccgatgattctttcacaaacaagacacagttcgaagcaggctttgcagagagacttaaattaaaagctgatgcagtgccaactatattggagcTGACAGTGATGTCACAACAAACAAGcgtgagtatccatgttaattgttttgcttagtatgttacagactgttagatgtgtactgagtatttgatttgatcctgGTGATTTTAGATgctcgtgtattagttttaatgcacagggatctctaagcagcatatcttttcttgttctgttggcatgataGCACAACTGCCACAGATGCACCGaaagagtattgatatcaatatatttagacaatttatttcctttttaatgaaaacatgactcattgtaatgaacaacgtatgtgtttgtcactacactgaatatatgatgaaagatgattatatgacgaatgacagtgcgacaaacaccggtgaatgtatcctgtatatgtttacatgttgcacagtaagtgtatcctttcacagttataaatgtgatagcaccatatatttacacttttgttggtactgtcatgcgttactcagcatttgtaaaacacggaaatgtttcaccgttggaaaatgccccaactatgtgACACCATTGTGTTGCGTCTTggtttaaacaagaataaaagtaatacctattacacaaatagacaagtaaattacagtgattaccACACTGTCAAAGACTGCAGTATctgtggtgtttgtggagggggataatttttttcaaattctggatcagactctggctcaaacatgtatggatgaatcCCAcaggttgtcatttttttaaccatccgaagttttcaaaacaactccACACACGCGTAATGGCAGGGGTGTTTACACTTATCTACATGCAAAGATGTtccccaatcacagcagtgggcatttacactgaagtcttcaagaacacacCCCAAAAAACGAAGCGTTTGAATCAGAGGCTCTaaaactggatagaaaatgaccaattattcctaaattatgactacctttaatgaaaaaaaatcaaactAACATTATAtgtggacctcaaggaacatatatatatatatatatatataaaatcatgacacCTTTAATGTGTATTGAATTGACCTCTGTGACAGCGTGAGAACATTGTGTGTACAATATGGAGAACCTGACCCAGAATCAGCGCCTATATGTTTGATAAATGTTGTTGCCAGAGTTTATGCAGCAGTTTAGAAGATCtgtaaaaaaagatttggtgTCAGATTTCAAACAGTGTGTCCAGATTATGCAAtggccacatttacatgcaccatCATGTGATTAAACTTCAGTTTATGTTCGCTCACAATCATAGTAATCCCCACCAAGGTAAAATATAATGCGATTTTAATGACATTATATgggatatatatattatatatacacacacactatttaatagtatttaataatTTCACTCTAAACAAAATGCGCCTGCGCTAGTGCAGCAGACAGATTCAGTTACACTGAAGAACACAATTTAAGAAGCTGCACATACTTCTTAAGGGTGTAATGCAACAAAGGCCTGCTCAGTGTAGTTCAATTCACaagcaaatgactcttttgaacggTCAAGTGAATCAAATCAGACAGAGCCACCAGCGCAGTCCGACAAAGATGACTCCTATGGACCGGTTCTTTTAATCACTCGTTGAAAAAACGAATTGACTGACTGAATTTGAGCAAATTCAACTTTTTATTCTCATGCATAGGATATAGTGCAGAAGTATAATTAATGTAATAAAGGAATTAAtgaattatttacaaaatacagGATAACTCTCTATCATTTCGTTAGCAAACGTTGCAGTGCACTGGATACAGCTCAGCagtttttctaaaaaataaaaaaaaagataattaaatTTAAAGAATGTTATTCTTAAGAGACATCAACACTCAACACAGCTTTGTATCTCCAGGACCGAATGGGTTTTCTGATGTTATATGTTCTCATTGCAAACCATCACAACTactgttgaacattaaataaattaaattacttaCCTTTTGCAGCTGAGATGATTGACTGTAGAACTGgcgaaactttttttttttttttgagttcctTAATTCTAGTAGTGGCCCGCCTGTGACGTAACGAACTTGGGCGAGAGTAGATACACACAGCTACACCGAGTATGGACATGTCACAAGTACAACTGCTTTCAGCCGAGACTGGCCCACATAGGAAAAGCCGTCTGTCAGCCAGAAGTGGTG is part of the Myxocyprinus asiaticus isolate MX2 ecotype Aquarium Trade chromosome 2, UBuf_Myxa_2, whole genome shotgun sequence genome and encodes:
- the LOC127456338 gene encoding histone H2B-like, translating into MPEPAKSAPKKGSKKAVTKTAGKGGKKRKRSRKESYAIYVYKVLKQVHPDTGISSKAMGIMNSFVNDIFERIAGESSRLAHYNKRSTITSREIQTAVRLLLPGELAKHAVSEGTKAVTKYTSSKIIHSHCLSVME